The Streptomyces sp. NBC_00576 genome contains the following window.
CCTCCAACGCTCCCGCGACCAGTGGGGTATTCGCCACCGGCGCGCTGAACAGAGGGGCTGTGGTGCGGCCGTTGCTCGCCGGTCCCGCGACCGTGGCTACGGGTGGCCAGGGGGGTGCCGTGTGTCCTCGACCTGGTCTGACGTCCCGAATATCCCCGTGCGCCCCGCCCACCCGCAAGCTAGCCTCCGACCATGACCTGGCTCCCCCGCGACTTCGCCCACCCGCTGCACGTCGAGGTACCCGGCGGGTATCACCTGCGGCCGATTCGCGGGACCGACGCCGCGCTCGACTACCCGACCGTCATGGGCTCGCGCGAGCGGCTGTGGAGCATCTTCGGGGAGGCCTGGGGGTGGCCGGCCGCCACCATCACGTACGAGGCCAATCTCGCCGATCTGGAGCGGCACGCCGCTGAGGTCGACGCCCACGAGTCGTTCAACTACGTGCTGCTCAATGACGACGAGACCGTCGAACTCGGGTGCGTCTACATCGATCCGCCCGAGAAGGCCGGCGCCGATGCCGAGGTCTCCTGGTGGGTGGTGGACAGCGCCGTCGGGAGCGAGGTGGAGCGGGCTCTCGACGCCCTCGTACCGCAGTGGATCGCCGCCGACTGGCCCTTCGTGAAGCCTCGCTTCATCGGGCGGGATCTGTCCTGGGCGGAGTGGCTGCGGCTGCCCGACGCGTCCGCATAGCCCGGCCACAACCCCGGCATAGCGCCGACGCGTCCGATCCGTGCGAGCCGGCTGGCCCGATAGGGGCGGCCGGATTTCGCCCCTTGTGGGGCCGCTCACAGCGTTCGCATAATCCTTCAACAGATTTTGACCAGCTCATGCCAGCAAAAGCACGAGTTCTTTCTGTTGATTTGGCATGAGCCTGACATTTCTGTGTATGTCCGACCCCCCACGGAAGGCATCACGTTGAAGAAGCTCATCACCGCGCTCAAGAGAACCGCGGCCGCCGGCGCCGCAGCGCTCGCGATCATCAGCCTTCAGCCGCTCTCCTCCGCGCAGGCCGCCCCGGCGCCCGTCGTCGGCGGAACCCGTGCCGCGCAGGGCGAGTTCCCGTTCATGGTCCGGCTCTCCATGGGCTGTGGCGGTGCGCTCTACACGCAGCAGATCGTGCTCACCGCCGCGCACTGTGTGAACGGCTCGGGTGCCAACACCAGCATCACGGCCACCGCCGGTGTCGTGGACCTCCAGTCCACCACCGGCCGCGTCCAGGTCCGGTCCACCCGGGTCCTCCAGGCCCCCGGCTACAACGGCACAGGCAAGGACTGGGCGCTCATCAAGCTCGCCCAGCCGATCAACCTGCCGACGCTGAAGATCGCCACCACCACGCAGTACAACACCGGTGACTTCACCGTCGCGGGCTGGGGCGCGGCCCGTGAGGGCGGTGCTCAGCAGCGCTACATGCTCAAGGCCACGGTGCCGTTCATCAGCGACGCCACCTGTAAGGCGTACGGCGGTCTCTACAGCGGCCTCGTCGCCGGCGAGGAGATCTGCGCCGGCTTCGCGGCGGGCGGCGTCGACACCTGCCAGGGTGACTCCGGCGGCCCGATGTTCCGCAAGGACAACGCCGGTGCGTTCGTCCAGGTCGGCATCGTCAGCTGGGGCGACGGCTGCGCCCAGCGCAACGCTCCCGGCGTCTACTCCGAGGTCTCGACCTTCGCCTCGGCCATCGCCTCGGCGGCGTCGACTCTCTGACGCGCCTGGGTGGCATCATTCGTACGACGTCCACGGGTCCGGCGCTTCTCAGCGCCGGACCCGTGTCTGTACGTCGTGGGGCTTGCGTGCCGGAGGGTGTCGCCCCCGCCGCCCTTACCCGTCCCATCACTGGGGGCTGCGCCCCCAGCCCCCCTACGGCCCTGAACGGGCCTCGTCCTCAAACGCCGGACGGGCTGGATGGTGCGGGCCGGGGGACCCGTTGGCGATCGAGGAGGTAGCGCCGAGGCTGGACGGTGCCGGCCCGCGTCTGATCAGAACCCCCCGCCACCCCCGAAGTCCCCGCCACCGCCGAAGTCCCCTCCCCCGAAGTCCCCGGGGTTGAAGTCCGCGCCGGACATGTCGCCGCCATCGAAGCCGCCGGGATCCCGGAAATCGCCGTAGCCGCCGCCGTAGTCGGCCGCGTAGGACGGGGTGGCCATCATGCTGCCGAGCATCGTGCCGACGAGGAGGCCTGGGAGGATGCCGCCGCCGAAGTAGCCGCCCGCCCAGGGGCCGTACGCGGGGCCCGCGTCCCAGTAGGGGCGGGGGCCTGAAGCGGTCTCCACCTCGCGGACCGCCGGGTCGTGGCCGTCGGCCAGGCGGGCCCGGTCGGCGGCGCAGACCGGGACCTCGCGGGGTGTTCCGCCCGCCGGTGTCCAGGTCGCGTCGGCGACCGAGGGGCCGTGGCGCGGGTCGAAGAAGCAGGGGCCGCGGCGTTCGGGCAGCGGGCCGCCCTCGCGGCGCGCGGCGAGTTGCGCGAGCGAGAACCGGCCGTCCTCCAGGGTCTGCGTCACCGCGCGCACCTCCTCCGGCCGCCGGGTGGCCGCCATCAGCGACTTCGCCTTCTCGTACGCGTCCAGCGCCCGTTCGTAGTCCGCGCGCATAGCGTCGTCGGCGCCCGCCTCGGCGGGGTGGAAGTCGAGCCGGTCGAGTTCCTCGCCGAACGCGGTGATGTCCTCGTCGACGACGACCGTCAGCTTGGCGAGCGCCGCCCGCCGCTCCTCCTCGTGCCGCCGCCGGTTCCGCCGGACCAGGGCGTACGCGCCGGCGCCACCCGCCGCCAGCACCGCGCCGACGGTGATCAGCGCCCCGGTGCCCACCCCACCGTCACCGCCACCGCCCGAGCCGCTCCAGGTGGCGGGCGCCGAACCGCCGATGTTGCCGCGCAGCGCGGCGTCGACGAAGTCGTTGAGCTGGGCCTTCGTGTCTCCGGCGCTCTGCACCGCCGTCACCAGGTTGCCGACCGCCGACTGGCTGAGCACACTGCCGTCGGCCCGCGCGTCGAAACGGTCGCCGAGGCGGACGGCGTACAGACCCGTGACGCCTGTCTCCGTTCGGAGGTTCGTGAAGAGGTTCTTGGTCGGGTAGCCGGCCGGGAGGACAGCCACGAAGACTGGCTTGTCCGCGTCCTTGATCTTGGCAGCGAGCGCGTCGGCGTCGGACAAGGACAGCAGGTCGAAGGCGGCCGGGTCCACGTACACCGGGCCCGCGCGCAGCGCTTCGGCGATCTTCGAGAGGTCGGTGGCCGCATGCGCGCCGGGCGCGGCGGCCGTCAGCAGCGCGAGTACCGCGAGTGTCACGACGA
Protein-coding sequences here:
- a CDS encoding N-acetyltransferase, whose translation is MTWLPRDFAHPLHVEVPGGYHLRPIRGTDAALDYPTVMGSRERLWSIFGEAWGWPAATITYEANLADLERHAAEVDAHESFNYVLLNDDETVELGCVYIDPPEKAGADAEVSWWVVDSAVGSEVERALDALVPQWIAADWPFVKPRFIGRDLSWAEWLRLPDASA
- a CDS encoding S1 family peptidase, which produces MKKLITALKRTAAAGAAALAIISLQPLSSAQAAPAPVVGGTRAAQGEFPFMVRLSMGCGGALYTQQIVLTAAHCVNGSGANTSITATAGVVDLQSTTGRVQVRSTRVLQAPGYNGTGKDWALIKLAQPINLPTLKIATTTQYNTGDFTVAGWGAAREGGAQQRYMLKATVPFISDATCKAYGGLYSGLVAGEEICAGFAAGGVDTCQGDSGGPMFRKDNAGAFVQVGIVSWGDGCAQRNAPGVYSEVSTFASAIASAASTL